One Mangifera indica cultivar Alphonso chromosome 4, CATAS_Mindica_2.1, whole genome shotgun sequence genomic region harbors:
- the LOC123213890 gene encoding rust resistance kinase Lr10-like isoform X1, protein MGTGESSNSSNIIFSVLFFLFICVQQAACSSSCGDIKDIRSPFRLKVNSSDIGDSDYELTCESNKTILHYRSGKYYVKEISYDYRKIHVVDVDFANRSCGALPSKPLRISETFDDYDIRRRTPLESRFNLYIGGHVKYYIEAQFLKCRWNISHPLFIRVPCLSGNQSHHVYVFLNDGGLETTYRPDSCLLISSIPMRLPIQTNLSYEAIQNSLQLGFDLSWYEPDYCKRSFAHCLLILWYTYLLEPLRQVIEFFGTIDSNVGWWTYVIGACLSTCFLLVVLIVRFIFAPMVLLVYIFIKYKKTWKTVDTVEKFLHSQQSWMPKRYSYCEIIAMTNGFRYELGQGGFGSVYKGQLHNGCFIAVKVLKNSKFSAEEFINEVSTIGRIHHVNIVQLLGFCSDGQNRALVYEYMPNGSLDKHIFSKERKGKSFTWKKLHEITIGTARGIEYLHGGCDVCILHFDIKPHNILLDHNFMPKVSDFGLAKFHPKENDFVSISITRGTIGYIAPELISRNFGTISSKSDVYSFGMLLLDLVGGRRNSFSMETPSSKEYFPSWAYDQILRGGDLEIQDASENEIGIARKLCIIGLWCIQVNAADRPAISKVREMLEGSIDNLDMPPKPFFSSSQHCSIRDEILMEFDSTGSSEQLLSELTEGSLYIDGNV, encoded by the exons ATGGGAACTGGGGAAtcatcaaattcatcaaacattATATTTTCTGTGTTGTTCTTTCTATTCATTTGTGTACAACAAGCTGCATGTTCTTCTTCATGTGGAGACATCAAAGATATACGATCCCCATTCCGGTTAAAGGTCAATTCATCGGACATCGGTGATTCTGACTACGAACTTACTTGCGAGAGCAACAAAACCATCCTACACTACCGTTCTGGAAAATACTATGTGAAAGAAATTTCTTATGATTATCGGAAAATTCATGTTGTTGATGTTGACTTCGCCAATCGAAGCTGTGGCGCCCTTCCATCCAAACCTCTTCGAATCTCTGAAACTTTCGACGATTATGACATCAGAAGAAGAACTCCATTAGAATCAAGATTTAACTTGTATATAGGAGGACATGTGAAGTACTACATAGAAGCCCAGTTTTTGAAGTGCCGTTGGAATATCAGTCATCCCTTGTTCATAAGAGTTCCTTGTTTGAGTGGAAACCAGTCTCATCATGTTTATGTCTTCTTGAATGATGGTGGGTTAGAAACAACCTATCGTCCTGATTCATGCTTGCTCATTTCAAGTATTCCTATGCGTCTTCCTATTCAGACAAATCTTTCCTATGAAGCCATCCAGAATTCTCTGCAGTTAGGGTTTGATCTTAGCTGGTACGAACCGGATTACTGTAAAA GGAGTTTTGCCCACTGTCTGCTAATTTTATGGTATACTTACCTGCTGGAACCCTTACGCCAAGTAATTGAATTCTTTG GTACTATTGATTCAAATGTGGGCTGGTGGACGTATGTTATAGGTGCTTGTCTCTCTACATGCTTTCTGCTGG TTGTTCTTATCGTCAGATTTATCTTTGCTCCGATGGTTTTACTTGTGTATATTTTCATCAAGTATAAAAAAACATGGAAAACAGTGGATACCGTAGAGAAATTTCTTCACAGTCAACAATCCTGGATGCCTAAAAGGTATTCCTACTGTGAGATAATTGCAATGACAAACGGTTTCAGATATGAATTAGGCCAAGGTGGCTTCGGATCCGTTTACAAAGGGCAGCTTCATAATGGTTGTTTCATTGCTGTTAAGGTGTTAAAAAACTCCAAATTTAGTGCAGAAGAATTCATCAATGAAGTCTCCACAATCGGTAGAATTCATCATGTTAATATTGTGCAATTATTGGGATTTTGTTCAGACGGACAAAATCGTGCTCTTGTGTATGAGTATATGCCTAATGGATCTCTTGATAAGCACATCTTCTCAAAGGAACGTAAAGGAAAGTCATTTACTTGGAAGAAACTCCATGAAATAACTATTGGAACAGCTCGAGGGATTGAATATCTTCATGGAGGATGTGATGTTTGCATTCTTCATTTCGATATTAAACCTCATAACATCTTGCTTGACCACAATTTCATGCCAAAAGTCTCTGATTTTGGCCTTGCAAAATTCCATCCGAAGGAAAATGATTTTGTGTCCATCAGTATTACAAGAGGAACAATAGGATACATAGCTCCTGAGTTGATTTCGAGGAATTTTGGGACGATTTCTTCTAAAtcagatgtttatagttttggaatGTTATTATTAGATTTGGTTGGAGGGAGAAGGAATTCTTTTTCaatggaaactccttcaagcAAAGAATACTTCCCGTCATGGGCATATGACCAAATACTGAGGGGAGGAGATTTAGAAATTCAAGATGCGTCAGAAAATGAAATTGGAATTGCTAGAAAACTATGCATAATTGGGTTGTGGTGCATACAAGTAAATGCAGCAGATCGTCCAGCAATTTCCAAAGTAAGGGAAATGTTAGAAGGAAGCATTGACAACTTGGATATGCCTCCTaaacctttcttttcttcttctcaacaTTGCTCTATAAGGGATGAGATTTTAATGGAATTCGATTCTACAGGTTCATCAGAGCAATTGTTATCTGAGTTAACGGAGGGAAGCTTGTATATTGATGGcaatgtttag
- the LOC123213890 gene encoding rust resistance kinase Lr10-like isoform X2, translated as MGTGESSNSSNIIFSVLFFLFICVQQAACSSSCGDIKDIRSPFRLKVNSSDIGDSDYELTCESNKTILHYRSGKYYVKEISYDYRKIHVVDVDFANRSCGALPSKPLRISETFDDYDIRRRTPLESRFNLYIGGHVKYYIEAQFLKCRWNISHPLFIRVPCLSGNQSHHVYVFLNDGGLETTYRPDSCLLISSIPMRLPIQTNLSYEAIQNSLQLGFDLSWYEPDYCKRSFAHCLLILWYTYLLEPLRQVIEFFGTIDSNVGWWTYVIVVLIVRFIFAPMVLLVYIFIKYKKTWKTVDTVEKFLHSQQSWMPKRYSYCEIIAMTNGFRYELGQGGFGSVYKGQLHNGCFIAVKVLKNSKFSAEEFINEVSTIGRIHHVNIVQLLGFCSDGQNRALVYEYMPNGSLDKHIFSKERKGKSFTWKKLHEITIGTARGIEYLHGGCDVCILHFDIKPHNILLDHNFMPKVSDFGLAKFHPKENDFVSISITRGTIGYIAPELISRNFGTISSKSDVYSFGMLLLDLVGGRRNSFSMETPSSKEYFPSWAYDQILRGGDLEIQDASENEIGIARKLCIIGLWCIQVNAADRPAISKVREMLEGSIDNLDMPPKPFFSSSQHCSIRDEILMEFDSTGSSEQLLSELTEGSLYIDGNV; from the exons ATGGGAACTGGGGAAtcatcaaattcatcaaacattATATTTTCTGTGTTGTTCTTTCTATTCATTTGTGTACAACAAGCTGCATGTTCTTCTTCATGTGGAGACATCAAAGATATACGATCCCCATTCCGGTTAAAGGTCAATTCATCGGACATCGGTGATTCTGACTACGAACTTACTTGCGAGAGCAACAAAACCATCCTACACTACCGTTCTGGAAAATACTATGTGAAAGAAATTTCTTATGATTATCGGAAAATTCATGTTGTTGATGTTGACTTCGCCAATCGAAGCTGTGGCGCCCTTCCATCCAAACCTCTTCGAATCTCTGAAACTTTCGACGATTATGACATCAGAAGAAGAACTCCATTAGAATCAAGATTTAACTTGTATATAGGAGGACATGTGAAGTACTACATAGAAGCCCAGTTTTTGAAGTGCCGTTGGAATATCAGTCATCCCTTGTTCATAAGAGTTCCTTGTTTGAGTGGAAACCAGTCTCATCATGTTTATGTCTTCTTGAATGATGGTGGGTTAGAAACAACCTATCGTCCTGATTCATGCTTGCTCATTTCAAGTATTCCTATGCGTCTTCCTATTCAGACAAATCTTTCCTATGAAGCCATCCAGAATTCTCTGCAGTTAGGGTTTGATCTTAGCTGGTACGAACCGGATTACTGTAAAA GGAGTTTTGCCCACTGTCTGCTAATTTTATGGTATACTTACCTGCTGGAACCCTTACGCCAAGTAATTGAATTCTTTG GTACTATTGATTCAAATGTGGGCTGGTGGACGTATGTTATAG TTGTTCTTATCGTCAGATTTATCTTTGCTCCGATGGTTTTACTTGTGTATATTTTCATCAAGTATAAAAAAACATGGAAAACAGTGGATACCGTAGAGAAATTTCTTCACAGTCAACAATCCTGGATGCCTAAAAGGTATTCCTACTGTGAGATAATTGCAATGACAAACGGTTTCAGATATGAATTAGGCCAAGGTGGCTTCGGATCCGTTTACAAAGGGCAGCTTCATAATGGTTGTTTCATTGCTGTTAAGGTGTTAAAAAACTCCAAATTTAGTGCAGAAGAATTCATCAATGAAGTCTCCACAATCGGTAGAATTCATCATGTTAATATTGTGCAATTATTGGGATTTTGTTCAGACGGACAAAATCGTGCTCTTGTGTATGAGTATATGCCTAATGGATCTCTTGATAAGCACATCTTCTCAAAGGAACGTAAAGGAAAGTCATTTACTTGGAAGAAACTCCATGAAATAACTATTGGAACAGCTCGAGGGATTGAATATCTTCATGGAGGATGTGATGTTTGCATTCTTCATTTCGATATTAAACCTCATAACATCTTGCTTGACCACAATTTCATGCCAAAAGTCTCTGATTTTGGCCTTGCAAAATTCCATCCGAAGGAAAATGATTTTGTGTCCATCAGTATTACAAGAGGAACAATAGGATACATAGCTCCTGAGTTGATTTCGAGGAATTTTGGGACGATTTCTTCTAAAtcagatgtttatagttttggaatGTTATTATTAGATTTGGTTGGAGGGAGAAGGAATTCTTTTTCaatggaaactccttcaagcAAAGAATACTTCCCGTCATGGGCATATGACCAAATACTGAGGGGAGGAGATTTAGAAATTCAAGATGCGTCAGAAAATGAAATTGGAATTGCTAGAAAACTATGCATAATTGGGTTGTGGTGCATACAAGTAAATGCAGCAGATCGTCCAGCAATTTCCAAAGTAAGGGAAATGTTAGAAGGAAGCATTGACAACTTGGATATGCCTCCTaaacctttcttttcttcttctcaacaTTGCTCTATAAGGGATGAGATTTTAATGGAATTCGATTCTACAGGTTCATCAGAGCAATTGTTATCTGAGTTAACGGAGGGAAGCTTGTATATTGATGGcaatgtttag